The window GCGGTGAGCCTTGAACAAAGCTCTAGGATTGCTAAAGCAATGGCTGAATGTTTAAGAAAAGAAATGCCAATTTGGCAGCTTATCAATAAATCAAAGCGCCATAATGATAATGGCTGGGCAGCCGATAAAATAAAAAGCAAGGCTAAAGCTCAATATCTATAATAATTTAAAGATTTAGATAGAGGATTTTAGCAAAACCTTTAAGGATTAAAGAAGATTGTGTAAAGTTTCCTAGTTTAAGTTGCAATTGATTAACAAACAAACAGAAAATTATCTCATTAGGGTGCAGCTACAGAACTGATGAACAGAGCGATTTATTAAGAAATAAAAGAGGAAAAATATGACAGTTTACACAGGTACTGCGGGTAATGACTACTTTATAGGTGGAGAGGAAGATGATTCTTTATTTGGATATGCCGGCGATGACACCCTAGATGGGGGAGGTGGCAATAACTATATAGAAGGAGGTGCCGGTAATGACAGTCTTAGAGGTGGTGATGGCAATGACTTTCTCGATGGCGGGGAAGGTGATGACACCGTATTTGCCGGCGATGGCTTTGGTGACGCCACTGTTATTGGCGGAGGCGGCAATGACTCGCTCAAAGGCGGTTATGGCAATGACACCCTAGATGGCGGCATTGGCAATGACACTATATTTGCCGGCGATGGCTATGCTATGGCCACCGTTATTGGCGGGGAAGGTAATGACTGGCTATACGCTCTAGTCGGCGACAACTACTTTGATGCCGGCACCGGCAATGACACAGTTGTGGGTGGGGACCACGATGGCTCTATTAAGGGAGGAGAGGGCGATGACTCGCTCGATGGCGAACGGGGGAATGACACCATAGATGGGGAAGCCGGCAACGACATACTGAGAGGAACGTACCTCAACGGCGGAGAGGGCAATGACTTGCTTTCTATCAGTGTTGGTGGTGCTGATGGCATTTTCTATGGCGGAGCGGGGAACGACACCTTCTATGACGGAGAAGGTTTTCACCAGATGTATGGCGAAGACGGTGACGATTGGCTGCTTGTTGGCCCTAGCGCTAGGGGTGGCTTCCTTGATGGCGGCAATGGCAATGACTGGATCGAAAGCGAGGGTGGCAGAGGCAGTATTACCGGCTTGGGTGGTGAAGGCAATGACACACTGCTCAGCGGTCTCGGTAATGACTCTTTAGATGGCGGGAATGGAAATGACTTGCTGTTTTTTAATGGGTATGGCGGGATCGGTTTGAGCACTAATAATACCCTCATCGGAGGAGCCGGCGATGACACACTGGTTGACGAGCAGCAGAGGAGCTACCTCGATGCTGGGGATGACAATGACTTGCTTTATAGCAGGGGATTCGACAGCACCCTCAATGGAGGAGCCGGCGATGATACCCTCGATAGCAATGGAGGTAACTTACTGGACGGGGGAGAGGGCAATGACTTGCTTTATAGCAGCGGCTATGGCAATAACAACCTGATCGGAGGAGCCGGCGATGATACCCTCAGTAGCTATGGCAGTAACTTACTGGACGGGGGAGAGGGCAATGACTTGGTTTATAGCAATTTTTATGGTGGTAATAACACTCTCATGGGAGGAGCCGGCAATGACAAGCTTATCGGAGACATTAATTCTGAGTTGCTTGAGGGTGGGGAAGGCAATGACTATATCGTCGGCGATTCGGGTTACTATGCCTTTGATCGTGACACCCTAAGAGGCGGAGGGGGTAATGATTTTCTCGATGGGGGAAGTGGCAGTGACTCGCTCGAAGGCGGGGACGGCAATGACACCCTAAACGGTGGAACTGATGGCGATGATACTCTCGATGGGGGAGCCGGCAATGACATTTTAAGAGGAGCCAGCGGAGGGGAGGCCGGTGGTCAGGCCACAATTTATGGCGCACAGGGCGATGACATTATCTATGGCAGCTCTTCAAAGCATAGTTCCAATGACTACTTGGATGGCGGCACCGGCAATGACACGATCGTTGGCTATGGTAGTAGTTTTGGCACAAGCTATGCAACCCTAATCGGTGGTGAGGGTAATGACTCTCTCGTGACAGGGGTGAATTACGGTGTGAGCAACCTGGATGGCGGTGCCGGCAATGATACTCTCATCGGTTCCTATGGCGATGACTACTTGCAAGGGGGAGCCGGCAATGACACTATCGAGGGCGGCTATAGCAACGATACCCTGATTGGCGGCCCTGGACTCGACAGCCTCAGTGGCAGTTTTGGCAACGATCTCTACATCGTTGAAAATGCCAACGAAATTATCAAAGAAAACTTGGATGCCGGCAAGGATAGCGTCGAGTCTAGCGTCAGCTTCACCTTGGGGGCCAACCTCGAAAACCTTATCCTAACGGGCACAGCCACAATTAACGGCACCGGCAACGCCCTTGACAATATCATCACCGGCAATGAAGCGAACAACGTCCTCAATGGTCGTGATGGCAACGATACCTTGATTGGGGGTGCCGGCAACGACAACTTAATTGGCGGCAATGGCAGGGACTGGTTGATTGGGGGAACCGGCAACGATGCGCTTACCCTGGGTAGCGATCAGGTCACTGACACCGTTGTTTATGCTACCGGGGATGGAAGTGATACGCTGAATCAATTTCTCCGGGGTGCTGGGGGTGATGCGATCGCATTTATTGACATTGCTGCGATTGATGTTGTCAAGAGTGGCAGCAGCACACAATTGCGTTTAGCCGATGGCATTTCTGGCAATAGCGGCTTTGGCAGTGGACAGGTGCTGCTAACTCTGGTGGGAAGCACGGGTTTCAATGCCGGCAATATGAGTGAGAATGTCGCATCTGAGAACACAGCGCAGTTCTTCTTTAGCTAACGATATCTGGCGGGTTGTTGCCGGCAGCTACCCGCCGTTTAAGCCGGTTGGGGTTGCCAAAAATCTGTCACGTTATACCCAAGTTCGCCAATCATGTGCCGCAGCAGTGGCAAACTCAGGCCAATGACGTTAGTGTGGCAACCTTCAAGTTTTTCGACAAAAAGACCGCCTTTGCCTTCGAGGGCGAAGCAACCGGCGCACTGAAGCGGTTCGCCGGTAGCAACATAAGCTTCAATTTCGCTATCGCTGACATTGGCAAAATAAACTCGCGTGATCTGGTAGCGCACGAGTGTTTTCCCTTGAGCCAAATCAATTAATGTATGGCCGGTGTAGAGTTCTCCAATCGATCCGCGCATTTGCTGCCAGCGTGCGATCGCTTCGGCTGAGTCAGCCGGCTTGCCGTGAATTTCACCTTTTAGCCACAAAACCGAATCACACCCCAAAATCAGCCAGGACGCCAAACTTGGTGCTTCTTCCAAGGTATGAGCCGGCAAATCCCCAACTTTCAAGCGTTCTGCAATGCTTTCAGCTTTCAGTTTGGCGAGGGTTTGCACCAATTCGGCTGGGTTGCTGGTTTGAATTTGCGACTCATCAATGTCGCTAGGGCAGACAATGGGAGGGATGCCGGCGCTTTGCAGTAACCGGCGTCGCGCAGGGGATGCAGAGGCGAGTAACAATAAAGGCAGTCCCATAAGAATAGAAAGGGGTGATTTGTCTAGTTATTCGGGGCGCTTTTGCTTGGCCGGCTGTAGGCGGTTTGCCGATATTGTAAGAGCGGGTTTATTGTAACCCACCCATACAAATTCCCAGCCGGTTGTGATGACCACTGAATGCTGAACACAGATATCTAATCAAGAGAGAAAGAATTGACGACTTGCTCAAACAACTGCTGCACTTTTGGCCAGCGTTCTTCTGTTGCTGAAGCGCTTAAGGTGTAGAGTTTACCCCGACCAATGGCCACACTGGCCAGATTGTGCCGTTGTTGAGTGGGCAGTTTAATCGTATGTTCCAATATATAGTAAGTCTTGTCGCCGACCTGCTTCTGCTCAGCATTGACTAATTCTGCTTCGCGTCCTGAGTTGGGAGGGCCAAGGCTGCTTTTGGAGAGTTTGTAACCCACTTCGCTAGGCGTTCCTAAATCAGCGAGGGTTTTATTTGCCGGCATTGGATTGATTACGACGCTGACGTTCTCGGTTTCCTGAATTAAGTCCCGAAACACAACATCTGGGCCGTTGTTGACTTTCGTTTCCACCCAGCCATTAGGATAGAGGAATTTATACCCATCGGTGGTATCGACGTAGCCTTTTAAGCCGGCGGTGGCGGTAGCTACGCAACCGCTTAGGGTTACGGTAAGTATGACGAGAAGTATTGCTGCAATTCGTTTGATCATGTCAGCGGTTGCCTTTATGCTGTGCCTTTCCTTGCGGGGGGCGATGTCAGACCAGTTTTGATTTTTAATTGTTAATTTTTGATTGACCCGCACCCCAGTCAAACCGGATTCAGCGCGTCAGTCAATCTTGCAATTTTCAAGCAAAATGGCACGCGGGTTTCCCCCCATCTAGGTTCATTGTCTCATCTGGTGTCGGCAAAAGATTAATGTTGAGGCAATTAAAAAAACCTCTGCCGGTGTGGTGGAGGCTGGCATAGTGCGCTTGGCAAATGCCCTTTGATCAGCTGCCACACATTTAATTTTTTTGATCAGATTGAGGGGGTGATGCTCAATTTGGGTTACAAAAGCTTTTTTTTAAGACGCGAAACCCTGATTAGACAAGGCCAACCGCTTGCTAACCATAATTGTATTCAGAAAGTTAACTCACTGGTTCGGGGTTTCCCTTAATCCAAGACTGATTTGTTTAACATTTTCTAAAATCAACCAAAATACCCAAATAAACCCAACCTTCATAACTATTAATTGCAATAATTTGTAATCTAAAAAATTATTACCTTGAATCAAATTTTTCAATATAAAAGAAGACAATCCGATAAACATCAGCCCTATACGAAGCCATAATACTGTAGTAATAAGTTTCGGTATTTTAAAAATAATTATTTTCCATAAGAATGCAAGTATAAGAAAGAAAATTCCGAAAATACATTCAATGCCAGCATCGATGTATAACAAGGTAATATTGCCTGGAATAGCTAGTGAAACAATAAACTTGCTATACCAAAATACTACATATAAGGAGTTACAGACCAAGCCTAAGCCGATAAAGAAAAAGAATATTCTCAATAAACCACCTGTCAATGTGCTAATTGCGCCTTTTTTAACTAGCAC of the Microcoleus sp. FACHB-68 genome contains:
- the psbP gene encoding photosystem II reaction center PsbP — encoded protein: MIKRIAAILLVILTVTLSGCVATATAGLKGYVDTTDGYKFLYPNGWVETKVNNGPDVVFRDLIQETENVSVVINPMPANKTLADLGTPSEVGYKLSKSSLGPPNSGREAELVNAEQKQVGDKTYYILEHTIKLPTQQRHNLASVAIGRGKLYTLSASATEERWPKVQQLFEQVVNSFSLD
- a CDS encoding nucleoside triphosphate pyrophosphatase gives rise to the protein MGLPLLLLASASPARRRLLQSAGIPPIVCPSDIDESQIQTSNPAELVQTLAKLKAESIAERLKVGDLPAHTLEEAPSLASWLILGCDSVLWLKGEIHGKPADSAEAIARWQQMRGSIGELYTGHTLIDLAQGKTLVRYQITRVYFANVSDSEIEAYVATGEPLQCAGCFALEGKGGLFVEKLEGCHTNVIGLSLPLLRHMIGELGYNVTDFWQPQPA
- a CDS encoding calcium-binding protein produces the protein MTVYTGTAGNDYFIGGEEDDSLFGYAGDDTLDGGGGNNYIEGGAGNDSLRGGDGNDFLDGGEGDDTVFAGDGFGDATVIGGGGNDSLKGGYGNDTLDGGIGNDTIFAGDGYAMATVIGGEGNDWLYALVGDNYFDAGTGNDTVVGGDHDGSIKGGEGDDSLDGERGNDTIDGEAGNDILRGTYLNGGEGNDLLSISVGGADGIFYGGAGNDTFYDGEGFHQMYGEDGDDWLLVGPSARGGFLDGGNGNDWIESEGGRGSITGLGGEGNDTLLSGLGNDSLDGGNGNDLLFFNGYGGIGLSTNNTLIGGAGDDTLVDEQQRSYLDAGDDNDLLYSRGFDSTLNGGAGDDTLDSNGGNLLDGGEGNDLLYSSGYGNNNLIGGAGDDTLSSYGSNLLDGGEGNDLVYSNFYGGNNTLMGGAGNDKLIGDINSELLEGGEGNDYIVGDSGYYAFDRDTLRGGGGNDFLDGGSGSDSLEGGDGNDTLNGGTDGDDTLDGGAGNDILRGASGGEAGGQATIYGAQGDDIIYGSSSKHSSNDYLDGGTGNDTIVGYGSSFGTSYATLIGGEGNDSLVTGVNYGVSNLDGGAGNDTLIGSYGDDYLQGGAGNDTIEGGYSNDTLIGGPGLDSLSGSFGNDLYIVENANEIIKENLDAGKDSVESSVSFTLGANLENLILTGTATINGTGNALDNIITGNEANNVLNGRDGNDTLIGGAGNDNLIGGNGRDWLIGGTGNDALTLGSDQVTDTVVYATGDGSDTLNQFLRGAGGDAIAFIDIAAIDVVKSGSSTQLRLADGISGNSGFGSGQVLLTLVGSTGFNAGNMSENVASENTAQFFFS